Within Flagellimonas maritima, the genomic segment GCTTTATTTATTGAAACTTCATCACAATGTAGCCAGGCTTAAAATAAATTACTAGCCCCAAAGAAATAAAAACGGTTTCAATCAAAGATTTTTGGATTGGATAAACAATTTAAATTGCAGCCGAACTATCTTTCACGTAATACCATTTTTATGTATGCACGCCAGAAGAGACAGATATGGAGAACATGGGGAACATAATATCTTATAACATTCCAGGAATAAACATTTAGGAAGTATAAAGAATGTATCCGTTTATAAAAAATGTTAGGAAAAAGGTAGTGGTAAAAAAATTGGCAGGTAGCCAAGGCATCAGTTCCAGTACATTGCAAAATGGGTTCAGGACTGTATATGGTATAAGCGTTTCCGATTTCATCCAGATAGAAAAGGTCGAAAAGGCAATATAGTTTATAAAATACATTGACTTATCTATATCGCAAATTACCTATGAACTAGGTCTACATTCCAAAAGTTATTTCTCTATGATATTTAAATTATGCTATGGCACGACGCCATTGGGATTAAAAACGAGAATTATAAATAAGGGAAATTCGGCATCCTAGTTCATTCAATTTGTCAAAAATCATGATCAATGGACTTTCCATATGGAATTTTAAACTTAAGGCTACTTAAGTAGATTATAATAATCTGTTTGAATCAACAATTTGAGTGATTGAAATATCCTACAATCTGCTCTCTGAGTATATTGCACTAAAATATTGCTATGACGTATCATGAACAGGACGTACTTCTACAGATATACCATTTAAGGGAACAATTGCACGGATTCGTTGAAAGTATCGAAGAAAACCAATCCTTGTTAGTGAAAGTTCTTGGTCTAGAGCGTATTGAAATATTACTAACAGAAAATAAAAAAAGTTGTCGTATAACTGAGCGAATATTTCAAAAAAACGGATATCGACAGGTTCTGAACAGTACAAAATACCGTCCTGTCAAGGATTACTGGTTCAGTATTGAGAATGAAGAAAACATGTTGACAGAACGGAGCATTCTGAACAAGGTTATTTTTTGTTCAAGAAAAATAATCGGTTATTGCAATGACCTTATCGATTCCAATACTATGGACAGTAGTTCCGTAAATTTATTGGAAAATACTGCCCAGCTACAGCGTACGATGTTAGAACAATTCTTAATCGATTCTTAGGACAAACTTGGGGTACTACGTTGAGCCACCCATTCTGTAAACTTCTCTTTATCCATTGACCGTTCTATCCTTACCCCGCACCCTTTTTAATTTTTACAGGCCTTATTTATAAACAAAGGGACCGGCACATACAAAAAGCTTCTAAAGTGTTGCCAGATTACTTTAGCATGATATTTTGCTTTTAAAAATTTTCACCCATATGAAAATTATGTCCTTAAAACGTAAGGGAATATTCCAAATTTTAGGACAACTAATAAAGCAAGTAGAACAAATTGCCTAATCCCACAATACCTGTTAAACAACCTAGAATAAAATTTATCCGTACTGCCAAAAAAGAAAGTCTATGTTCAATTTTGCTAGCTACAGTTGCATAAAGCGTATATAAACAAAATGAACCAAGGGTTGATCCAATTGAAAAATACAGACTATTCATAGGAGAATATTCAAAATATCCCAATCCTATTAAAAACGAAATGGAAGTAAAATAGAACGGGATGGCAAATGTATTTAAAAGGGACATTCCTATTCCATGGAAATAGGCCTTGGACTTTTGGATTTCTGTTTTTCTTTTCGGCTTCTGTTTTTTAAAGTGCATCCTGAAAAAATTAATAGACAAAATTATTAGAATACCAATACCTACCTTCTGAATACTGGTAATATACTCCGAATTTTTCATAAGGATACTTGATAAATAAGCTCCAATATTGGCTTGAAAAAACAATACGGTCGCAAAGCCGCCGATAAGATAAAGTGCTGATTTTCTTCCACTTTTTAAACTAAACTTTACCACGGTCAGATTCAAGAAACTTGGTACAATGCTTCCCGAGGCAGCAATGGCAAATCCTAAAATTAAACAGGTTAAAAAAGTCATGCTCTATTTGTTGATATAAATAAACAACTTAAGGCAAGACCGTACTGCCACATTTCATTTATTTTTTGTTCGAATGGATTTTTTACGCGGTTTGAACTATTGTAGAGTTAGTTTCAAGAGCCTTCTTCCTCTTTCTCTTCCCTTATCTGTTCAGTTGCATCGTCAATAACTTCTTTTGATGGTGATGGCAACCGCTGTTTTGATGCCGTACTAGATTCTAGCGAAAGTTTTGTAAAAAAAGGAAAATGATCTGAGCCAATGTTACTACCAAGATCTACCTCCAAAACCCGAAAGTCGGGTGAAACGAATACATGGTCCAATGGCCATCGCATGAACCAGTATTTGGCATTATAGGTATTGAAAAGCCCCCTCCCTTTTCGCAAATCTAAAAGCCCACTGTATGATTGGAACAAGGACGTAGTTTCTGACCAAGCAACATCATTAAAATCCCCCATTACTATAACCGGAAATTCGGAATTCTTTGACAAGCGACCGACTTTCATTAGCTCGGCGTCGCGATCTAGGGATGATGGATTATGGATGGGCGTAGGCGGTGCAGGATGAATCGCATATAACTGAATTGTTTTATCGGATGGTAAAATTAATCTAGTATGGATAGAAGGTATGGTGTCCTCTACAAGATATTCAATAGTCGATTGTTCCAATTCAAATTTTGAATAAAGAAGCATACCATAAGTATTCTCTTGGGGCACTTGTACTGTATACCGATATTCTTTATTCAAATATTCGTTCAAAGATTCCGTCCATTTGGAGTTTGTCTCAGTATATAAAACTACATCGGCATTAAACTTTTTTGTGTCTTTAATCAAGCTTTTGACATCTCTATTGTCCTGAAGAACATTGGCGGTATAGATGCTTAATGTTTCTTTTGTTTTCGCTGAAGCATTGTCAACCTCGACCTTTCCAAGGACTGTATATGGCAGGATTTTAGTTCCTTGATATATTAAACAAGCCAGCAGCGCGATCGTTAATATATAATCTTTTACACGACGCTTATTAAATAAAAAAACAAGGGCCAATAATATTAATGCAGTGAATATGGTCAATTGTAGATGTGGAAAATCAAATACCCTAATCGACCAATGTTCAGTTGATATGTAGGGTATAAAGGTCAAAATGATAACTACCGCCCCTAGGAGAGTTACTAAGAACTTTAGCTTTGGGAAGCGAACGGATTGGTCTAACATTTGGTTATAACATTTAGTAATGCGAATATCGGAATCTAATTCCTATTACATATAAATGATTGGGGCTTAAATCGTGAGGTTCTCAGAATTACAGGAAATGTCTCAAATAAAAGTATATTTCTAAAGTGCTTTTATTGATAATGATACACATCTTTCAAATTAAACAAACATTATTTGCAAAGACAACTTAAATAGCCCTAAATGCAACTTAAAGTTACAACAAATACAATACTAGACTGTTCCCGTATAGGACATATTTTAGATGATTTCAGATGTATTCATACAATCCCCTACAAAATCAAAAACCCTGATAATCATACGATTAGCAGGGTTTTGATATTGCCAGAATGGCAGTTCGTCGGGATGACAGGACTAATTATATCATCGCAACGTGTTAACTATCAGATTTTTACAGATTCTTTTTTGAATGATTAACCGAAAACTAAACTCAGTTCAAAATGATACAAATTGATGCAAATAAAATGTCGTCTTGCAATACTAAAAATACGATTTTCACTTTACATTTAAATGCTTTTTTTACAAAAATAAAATCAGCTCCATAAAAAACTATCCAAGCACACTGCCCAGTTTAAACATGGGTAAGTACATTGCAACCAAAATAACTCCAACACAAATTCCTACAACCAAAATTATCATAGGCTCCAACAGCGTGCTCAACAGTTTGGATTTTTGTTGTACTTCAATGCTATACTGCTGGTTCAAACGTTCGAACATAAACTCTGTTTGATTGGTTTCCTCAGCAACTTTTACCATGGAAATCATTTTTTTGCTAAAAACCTTGTTTCCTTTTAAACTATTGCTCAGGCTTTCACCTTGTAAGATTTTAGATTTCACTACTTCAAGAGCATCCTGTAGTGGGTAAAAGCTTATCATTTTCCCGGCAAGCTCTATACTGTTCAAAACTGGAACCTTGGAAGCAGTCAACAGACTGATTGCCCGTGTAAATTGAGCCAAGTATACCGCTTTAAGAAAATTTCCCAAATAAGGAATTTTAATCAAAATATAGTCTATCTTTCTTTTAAACCAATCACTCCCAAAAAGTACTTTTCGAAGAAGCAAAACGCTTATGATGATGAGAACCATCCACCATCCATAGTCTTTGATAAAATCCGATATTGCAACGATAAACTTTGTAATCCACGGAAGGTCTACATTGTTCTGTTCAAATATATCCTGAAACATCGGCACTACCAATCGTAACATGAATATGACTACCAAAACGGCAGTAATCAATATTATTGCAGGGTAGGTCAACGCATTTACCAAACTTCTTTGCTGCTCGTTCTTCTTGGAAAAAAATAACCCTAGTTCGTTTGTAATTATGGTAAGCGTTCCAGACTCCTCACCTATCTTAAGAGAATAGTACTCATATTCCGAGAATTCACTTCTACTTTTTATGGCGTCGGAGAAACTATTCCCCGAAAGTAAGCTATCCCCCAAATCTTTGAACAAGCTCTTTTGCTGTTCTTTTTTTTGTCCTTCTTCAATCAGCTTTAAGGATTCTTTAAGCGTGATGCCAGCCTTTAAGAGCACGCTCAATTCTGTGTAAAAATCTTCCTTTTTTTTATTTGAAAACGATTTCCCGAAGAAAACCAGTTCACGTTCTAAAATAGAGGTCCTCTTTTTTATTTTTAAATCATCTGGCTTGACTAAAGCGTCGATATTTGTGTTCTCCAGTTTAAATCCCATATCAGTTCATAAAATCCGTAGCGGCATTTCTTTTGTAAACAAAAAGTGTATGATTGGCATCGTTGACAAGTTCAATTGCATCCAACTTCCCATTACCCACCTCATCACCCAAGAGGAATATTTTGCTGATTTTGAAATCTGTGAAGAGCGTGTCTTTTTTATTAAGGACATATCCATTGCGAAAAAAATATTCTTTTTTGTCCATTTCGTTGGTCAATGTTAGTATACGTTCTTGCTGAAAAAAATAAATATCGGAGTACAGATTAAAATCTATCCACAGTGCTTGTCGCAGAAGATTATCTGTTGTTCGCTCTTCATAGTTTACTTGTATGCCGTTTATCTGTTTTTGTACCAGACCAAGAACTGAAAAGGCAAGTCCTACAACGATTATAGTCAATATCAGCACAATCAGCATCTCACTGAGCGTGAAAGCTTCTAATTTTTTAAAGGTTTTTATCACTATTGATTTTTCTTTTTATCGTTCTTGTACCTTTATTCTCTTTTTCGGTTATTTGAATAGTAACGGTTCCTTCTTGGTGGTTTTCATCAACGGTAACATTCCATGTTTCCCACTCTTCAAAGTAAGGTAGGGTCACCTTTTGGTTTATAATTTGATATTCCAATCGGTCCAAATAGGTGTGTATGGATTGAAGATTTCCTTTCACCTGAGAAGAAAACAAGGAATTCATTACCAAACTGGAAAGCATAAAAATCACTACGATGAGTACGGTACCCACCATAGTTTCCATTAGTGTGGATGACTTAACTTTTCTTAGTACAGCCATTTTGCCAAAGCTTTTTCCTTGTTGAACAACAGCCCCGCGTAAGCAGTGGGCAGCAATTTTGAATTTATAGTGCCGTTGAACAAATGGTTCTGATAGATACTGCCTTTTTCCAAAGCAATAAAAGCATCCGTTGTTATATTTCCGATAACCCCACCTTTTAGTTCCAGGTTTTTTTCACAATAAATCTCTCCAAAAACCGTAGTATTTTCATTCACCTTTATTTGCGGGATAAAATTTTCTTCATCACCGTCTTCCATATAGGCAACAATGCCCTTGATCAAAACATTTTTTCCTATCTGAATGTTCGTTTCCGACCGGTTTTTGGGGTTGGGCATATCTCCCCTATTCACTACTAAGACTGAAGGATAATCCAAGATCACTCTATTTTCGACTTTAATACTTTCCGTAGCTATGCACTGTAATATTCCGTTGAATCCGCTTTCTATACTAATTTTTGGTGCTATGAGGACAATGTCCTTTAAGTTAGAATTTTTCCCAACGTATATCTTTTGTGATGCCTTTACCATGATATTGCCACGCAAGTCAACATGTGAAAGTCGTATTACATCACCTTCTATGTATTTTGTTGGGGCTTTAAAGGAATTTATCAGAACCAAACCTTCCGAAAAACGGATATGATTTTCCCTGAAATCATAATTCCCACGTTTTGGCAACTCTTTAAGATATTTTTTCAGGGAAGTATCGATAATTAGAAATTCATTGGAGCTCTGTTTTACAGCACCGTATACGGGCAAGTTAAATTTATAGAATTCTCCTGCGATGGTACCTGGTCGGATACCTTGTTCCGGCAAATATGCATTTCCCGTTATTTTGGCACTTCCCGCAATGATCATAGGGCGGTCATTGTCTTTAAGATACAATGCGGGGAATTGACCTTCCACTGCACCGCCGACCAAAGCTGTTTTTTCGAATACGGTTTTTTTAAACCGGGATGAAACAGTGTACTTTTCAAATATGCCCCAGTAAGATTTGAATACCGATACTTCTACACCATCTTCATCCAATGGTATTTTTAAGGTTACGGAGTCATTGATCAAAATATCTTGCCTCATGGCATAGTTGAGGCCCAAGTCCGCTTTTTTGATTACTGCAATGGTCTTGGATGTTTTTTTTCCAAAGAGCACATGGGTTTTGTGCAATAGAGCAAAAGTGAGTAGCAGTACAGCTATTACGGCACCAACAAGAAGCACAAACTGGAGTGCACCGGCCTTTATTTTAGTTTTGTATGGCACTTTGTAATGGTATTGTCTTTAGTGTTCCTTTAAATCTCACTTTTATGTGCTTACTGTTTCCACTTAACAAAGTAACACCATTCTCTCTTCCTTTTTTTTGCATGAGGTATGGGCTACCGGCTATGGTCACAAAAAAAATATGGGCATTGGTTTGCTGGTCCGTAATCAGGCCCGTATAAATAATCGAGGGAAACTCAACAGTTGGTGTTTTGAATTTTACAACATTATTGGTCTTTTTTAAGGAAGCGCTCAATGTGCCCAAAAAAGGATCTCGGTAATCTGCTACAATATTGAACGTATCTTTTTCCATTATCTCTTTAGGTTTAAAATTTGGTCTTTCAGCAAAGGTCGGTGCTTCTTGTTCCTTAGAAAATACGTCAAGTATTCTCAAGCCAATAATTCCCCATACAACCAAAACAATGGCCAATAGTAGATATGTTTTTATATTTTTGCTCACTCCTCGACCGTAAAATTAAACGTAGAACTATTATCGCTTTCGTTACCGGCAGCGTCATAAGCACGTACACGCCAATAAAAAGTTCCCGCAGCCATATTGGTAGTAAAGGTCTTGTTGGCCCCTATGGCCTTGGTGACCAAACTTTGTAAGCTTTCATCTGAAAAAATAAAGATGCTATCGCGTTCTGCCGTACCCGAAACATCTGTTCTTGTCCATGAAAAATTAACTTCGTTCTCGCTCTGCGTTACTCCATTTGCCGGCATTACCAGTTGTGGGGTGTTTGGAGGGGTAACATCAAGGTCTTCATCTCCATCCACTAGAAAATCATTTAAGGCATAAGCCGTTTCGTAGTCGCTGTTCATTGCTTTTATGCGCCATGAATAATTGCCATTGGGTAAATTTTGTACAATTCTGGTCGCTATATTGCCCAATGTATCCTCTACAATAATACTGTCCAATACAATTTGGGTCGTATTATCAAAATTGGGCGTAGCAATCTGGATTTCAAAAGCGGTGGCATCGTCCACGGCCTGCCAATTAAAATTTACGGTATTTGATGAAAGTAACGTCTCATCCAAAGGTGCCAGAACAGGAACTGTCCGGTCGGATATATCGGGAACCTCCAGAATATCCTCGCAACCTAGAAGGATAATGAAAATGGAACCTAAAATAAATTTATAGTTTGTGTGCATTCCATTAGAATTTTAAATATGCCCTGTCTGTGCCAACCTTGGAAGCTTTTGCATAAGTTCCTTTTGGGCATCTTTCTCCTTTGGGCATCAAATTTTTGATTATTAGATTATGGTATCGATCCTCGCCCCAACAAAAATTAACATATTGGTAACCGAACACCTGCAGCTCAGAGAAAAAATATCTGCTTTCCAATTCCCCGTTGATGACCACTAGCTGAATGTTGCCATAATCGTCTTTTTGTAATTGTATTGCCTCTGCCAATGTGAAATCGGACATTGCAGTTTCTGGTACTGTGAGATTAAGGCCGGTTATCAGTTTATAATCCTCATTGTAAGATATGTAAGTCCGAAGGGCATCATGGGCATCATTGTTCAATAACGTGGTTAGATCAAGTTTGTCCAAAAGTTCCAATCTTAAGTATTTAGGTTTTAAGGGCAAAGAATCACTAAAAGAAATACTATTGATTTTCCCTGCTTGTTCCACATATTTGGTATAGGAAGAATAACTTGTTCTATTGAAAGGAAGCTGTTTTGCACTGACCTTGAGCACGGACCAATTGGGTACCCCTACTTGTTCCACAGCGCTGTACCAAATTTCATCTTTTGTTTTTATCAGGGTTCCCAATTCCGGAAAACTTAACTGTGCTTCCTGTTTTTGGGCTTTGTACGCGTTACATCCCAACAAGAAGAATACCCCGATTACGGTTGATCCATAGATTTTAAAGCACTTCATATTACTGTTTCATTGGCAGTATGAAGGTACAGAAAATATAGATTTTATTGAAGGTAAATTCCTTATTATTTGGAGTTATGGAGGATTATTGAAGTCCTAGAAACAATTTGTATTTCTTATAAAATATGATTTCATAACATTATACTTAAGACCGTTATGCCGATTGTCATTTAAACTCGTCCACGAAAAACCATCTGCTACTGACCAAACCCGCTTTAGGGTTAAATAGAATAGGAGGACATGGTTTGGAAAACTTCGTAAAATTCGCAATCAGATCTTGATTACACTAAAATCATTATATAGGAACGATGTTAAAATACTTAAGTCTTGTATCTAAATTTTTGATGGGAAATCACTAAAAAAACTTATTCCAAAGCATAAAAAAACCGCCTCGATGGGCGGTTTTATATTGATTGCTTTTTAATTAATTTGATTGTATTTCTAACAACTCATTAATTTTTCGTGCCAAGACCTCTTTTCGATATAAGCCGTCTTTGAAGAAGAATACATAACCATCATCAATGCGACTCATCTTAATTAGGTATTTAGACTCTCTATAATTACCTATATTGATATAAACACTATAGTCTCTATCACCTCTATGAGGGGCTTGCACATCAAAATCTAAGGATTTGAACAATTCATAAAACTCGTTTATGTCTTTTTCGTTATCAATTGTAACTCTCCCATCTGGGGCGTTAGAATGGTAATTTAAATTACCTCCTTTTTTGAACTCTAGATAAATATTAGCAGTTTTTTCATCCAAAAAATATTCATCAGGAGAAACAATGTTCTTAGGAAAATATAAGTAGCCCATAATCAACAACACTGCTACTCCTAATATGATATATTCTTTTTTCATCTGTCTGACCTATATAAATAATCTGAAACTCCAAGATAACCCGAAAAACTAACAGGTAGAGGAACTACACCGCCCGAAACACCTAAAGAAATGCCTTCGTACGTTGTCTTTGTAAATCCACGCCAATTACCATCACTTCCAATTGGCCATTGAAATTCAGTACCTTGGTTATATGCTCCTGCTACTGAAGCTGGACCAAAGGCTCTTACATCTGCTTGCAATCCTATTTCAGCTCCTCTGAATACATCTAAATCAGGGTTAGGATCTGTTGCAAAAAATCCAGTAACACTACCCGTAACACCTGCTTCAATTCCCAGTAAACCATTTACTTGTAAGTTAACCCCAAAATCACCTTTGTTCTCACCTTTCAAAATACCCAAAACTGATACTTCGAGTTGCGCACCTCCTTTATAAGCAGCTTCGGCACTTGCATTTACTGCTAATGCATCAGGCAAATATTCGCTGCCACCCAATTGTTCGGTATAATCAGCCAATTGGTCATCAAAATAAACATTGGTGGTTTCTGTACCAGTATAAGTTAACCCTTTGGATTCTAGATTTATTTCGGTATCTATTAAATCAGTATGGATTCTAAATGCTTCTACGGATTCTCCTTGCTCATTTAACATCCTAATCACTATATCTTCAGGGGACATTCCATCAGGGTCTATGAAACGTAATGGGTTGTTAAATGCAAAGTTATAAGGTGAGTGCCTACGCATCTGCTCAGCTAGAGGGTCAAGGTTCATCCATCTTCCCAAACTTGCATCATAGTTCCTCGCCCCGAAATCGTGCCAATCAAGACCAAGACTCTCGTCAAGCTCTTTCCCTTGGTAGGTCATGTAGTTGTTCTCAACTCCATTTATGCTATTATTGTAACCTTTGTGTTCAAGCCCAAAGGGATAATAGTTTCTTTCTTGGAGTATCTCGGAGCTGTCGACCGAGCCATCTTCGTTGATGTCCTGATAGCTCAATCTGATGTTCCCTAGATGGTCCCTGTATTGGTACACATAGTCATAGCCTCCCTGTCCATCCGGGACCACATAGCCCTCTGGGTGTCCAAAGAACTGCAGCTGTCCGTTCTCGTAGACGTAGTTGCCCGCATACTCTGTAGTGTTGCCCGTACTCACAATCTTTTTTAGTTTTCTGCCCGTGGCATCGTAAATATACGAAATGGTGCCGTTGTTACCGTTGCCGTTCACCGAAATACTCTCGGGCAAGTCTAAATGGTTGTACACAATACCCGGGTCCGTGGTAGTTGCCCCCCTAATGCCCTTGTTGAGATCAATGGTCATATTCCCATTTAGGTCATAGCTAAAATCGTCCCCGGTGCTGCCGGGGATTTCCCTGAAGCCCTGGTCGTCGTTGGCAAAATCGGATACCTTCCTCACCTTGTTGCTCTGGGCGGGGTAATAATAGTACATGCGGTCCATGGAACCGAAGTCTCCGGTGATGGCATTATCGGGGTTCTCCACCACGTGCCCTTTTCTCTTCAGGAAGGTGATGTTCCCGTTCTTGTCATAGGCAATCGGCTCCGTGGGGCTACCAACGTCATATCTCCCGTTGTTGCTTACCGCATGGCCCAGACGGTTGAGCGCATCATAGCCGTAGCGGTACCATTTCAGGCCGTTGTCCACATTGGCCGTTTTCCACTCCGTCTCACTGATGTTCCCGTTGTAGAGCGGTGTGCCCCCATGGTCCGCCGTGTTGTAGTTGATATCGAAGGCGAAAAGGTCGTTGCCCATGCTCGTGTGGTCGTTGATACGTTTGAGCCATCCCCGTACATTATACTCATAGTCCACCGTCTGTAGGTTGCCGCCAACTTTCTTCCCTACCAGTTGCCCCAGTTCACCATAGGTGTTCTCCACGATGGTCTCGGTATGGGCCCCTATGGTCCGGGTCTGCTGGGTGAGCCTGCCCATATGGTCGTACGCATAGTCGTCCGTTGTCACTATCGGCGGGTTTGCCCCCTTGGTGTGGGTGGTGACCACCTGTTCGGGCCTGCCCACAAAGTCAAGCTTGGTCTCCACCTGCGTGAAGGTCTGCAGGTAGTCGTTCAAGGTGCCCTCCGTTATGACCCTGCCCTTTTCGTCATAGGCCCTGGCCCAGCTCACCCACTTGTCCCCGTTGCCGTCCAGCACCAGTACGCCCCCGCCAGTGGGCAGGCCCCTTACGTTCTGGGAGACCGTCTGGCCCAGCACCGTGGTGGGGATGGTGTAGCCCTGCAGGTCAAAGTCATAGGCATCGTAATAGTTCATCGTGTGCAGCACGTTGGGAACGGCGTAGATGGAAGGATAGGTGTTTGTGGTGTACACAGGGCCGTCCCTTTCCTCGAACTGTGCGGCCGCCCCGTCAACGTTGGCCTGTGCCTGCGACCTGGTCGCGACAAGGTCCGCAATGCCCGTATAGGCCACCCTGCCAAAGGCATCGTACTTGGTATAGGACCATTCGTTGTCGGTTCGCTGCACCGTATCCTGTACCATCACGGGTTGGTCCAGTTTGTTGTAGACGATATGTTCCCAGCCCTTGCCCGGTACCTTTTTCTCCACCAGGCGGTTGCGGTGGTCGTACTTGTACTGGTAGCAGAGCTCGTCGAGCTCAGTACTACTTACCCCATTGGAGGTGTCCACCTTTGGCGGCAGCACAAAGGTAAGGTTGCCATAGTCGTCGTACACGTAATGGGTATCGTGCTCCTCGACTGCGCTCGGCGACCCCACTTCCCCATACGTCCGCTTGAGCACCACATGGCCCAGCTTGTCGGTATACGACTCGGTGGTGTGCAGCTTGGAGGTTGTCCCGTCATGGTTCTCGTCCTTGGTCACGGTTTTGTAAAGTTCGCCCACTGCATAGTATCCACTTTGTACCAAGATCGGTTCATAGATACCGTTTGTAAAGCTTGTGCTCACCTTAAAGAACCGTACCTCGTCGGTATCATTGGTGTCATAGCCAAATACTATCTCATGCCCGCTGCCCATCTTCCAGTCCTCTCCGGGGGCGGCCTGTTTGAATACACGGTTCAGGGGGGAGGGTTCGTACTCCTTCAGGGAATAGGCATTAATATTGGGAACGCTCAGCCCTGTAAAGTCAGAGGCGTAACTATTCTTGTAATACGTTTGTGCAGCTCCTGCCATGCCGTGCCTAAAGCTTCCGAACGCCTCGCTTGCTTGGCGGTATAGCGGCAACCATTCCCTGTCAACCCTGCCGTAGGCATCGTACCCGATATGGGTCACCAGATCCCCTTGTTCCTTTGAGGCCCTTATGGCCACTTGTTGTAAAGGTCTTCCCAAGCCGTCATAGTAGGTAACATTTTCGATAACGTCCCCCACGGCTGTAATCTCCGTACTATCGTTCAGTTCCTTTTGATAGATGCGCGAGGCAAAACTGTTCTCATTGCTCAGCTTTGCCAATAGGTTGGGGCATCCGTTATCGGTCCCAAACTCATTTGGACAGGCGTCGGTGTTGTTGGTTACGTACCCCGATGGCATCTCACTATAAAAAACACTGTCATTGGGGTCCCCGAACATATCATTATCGATATCCCTATAAAAATACTGTGGAGGAATATCGGTGATGTTTTCCGTGGTATCGTCATAGTCGCTGTTGTTCGATACATAACCCGTAGGTTGTGAACAGGATTCCACACTGGAATTGGCATCC encodes:
- a CDS encoding DUF6443 domain-containing protein; translation: MMKPIYQHVRFCIFLSALLIGSFSYAQCGISSIAPVSQSIGSSGGQEFFTITFTSSSCDGGTITFNNVPSWLTVNRSGANSIRVSATANTGCSRDAFVGYSYNGSLSGAFNVNQLGVDLNAGTITGGGQSICQGTVPSTFGNSASASGGNNSYSYQWQERPNGTSTWTNINGATSLSYSLSVGLTVSKRFRRNATSCEETLPSNEIQVIVTPRPVWYADTDNDGFGDANSSVESCSQPTGYVSNNSDYDDTTENITDIPPQYFYRDIDNDMFGDPNDSVFYSEMPSGYVTNNTDACPNEFGTDNGCPNLLAKLSNENSFASRIYQKELNDSTEITAVGDVIENVTYYDGLGRPLQQVAIRASKEQGDLVTHIGYDAYGRVDREWLPLYRQASEAFGSFRHGMAGAAQTYYKNSYASDFTGLSVPNINAYSLKEYEPSPLNRVFKQAAPGEDWKMGSGHEIVFGYDTNDTDEVRFFKVSTSFTNGIYEPILVQSGYYAVGELYKTVTKDENHDGTTSKLHTTESYTDKLGHVVLKRTYGEVGSPSAVEEHDTHYVYDDYGNLTFVLPPKVDTSNGVSSTELDELCYQYKYDHRNRLVEKKVPGKGWEHIVYNKLDQPVMVQDTVQRTDNEWSYTKYDAFGRVAYTGIADLVATRSQAQANVDGAAAQFEERDGPVYTTNTYPSIYAVPNVLHTMNYYDAYDFDLQGYTIPTTVLGQTVSQNVRGLPTGGGVLVLDGNGDKWVSWARAYDEKGRVITEGTLNDYLQTFTQVETKLDFVGRPEQVVTTHTKGANPPIVTTDDYAYDHMGRLTQQTRTIGAHTETIVENTYGELGQLVGKKVGGNLQTVDYEYNVRGWLKRINDHTSMGNDLFAFDINYNTADHGGTPLYNGNISETEWKTANVDNGLKWYRYGYDALNRLGHAVSNNGRYDVGSPTEPIAYDKNGNITFLKRKGHVVENPDNAITGDFGSMDRMYYYYPAQSNKVRKVSDFANDDQGFREIPGSTGDDFSYDLNGNMTIDLNKGIRGATTTDPGIVYNHLDLPESISVNGNGNNGTISYIYDATGRKLKKIVSTGNTTEYAGNYVYENGQLQFFGHPEGYVVPDGQGGYDYVYQYRDHLGNIRLSYQDINEDGSVDSSEILQERNYYPFGLEHKGYNNSINGVENNYMTYQGKELDESLGLDWHDFGARNYDASLGRWMNLDPLAEQMRRHSPYNFAFNNPLRFIDPDGMSPEDIVIRMLNEQGESVEAFRIHTDLIDTEINLESKGLTYTGTETTNVYFDDQLADYTEQLGGSEYLPDALAVNASAEAAYKGGAQLEVSVLGILKGENKGDFGVNLQVNGLLGIEAGVTGSVTGFFATDPNPDLDVFRGAEIGLQADVRAFGPASVAGAYNQGTEFQWPIGSDGNWRGFTKTTYEGISLGVSGGVVPLPVSFSGYLGVSDYLYRSDR